One segment of Erigeron canadensis isolate Cc75 chromosome 2, C_canadensis_v1, whole genome shotgun sequence DNA contains the following:
- the LOC122589413 gene encoding 2,3-bisphosphoglycerate-dependent phosphoglycerate mutase 1-like translates to MALTACKQATGTSWVQSNVGDFGSRTALKKHHLGLLFKHEGFDKVSLRKIAWPVQICTTQSSRFDSTLCDSITTSMPTKDSELLSANESTLIIVRHGESMWNEKNLFTGCVDVPLTRKGVEEAIEAGKRISTIPFDIVYTSALVRSQMTAMLALTQHCCQKVPIFIHNENEEAKIWNRIYSEDTKNQSIPVIKAWQLNERMYGDLQGLNKQETAEVFGKEQVYKWRRSYEVRPPNGESLEMCLGRAVTYFKDNIEPQLMAGKHVMVVAHANSLRSIIMYLDNLTPQEVINLELSTGVPMLYIYKDGKFIRRGSPPGPKEAGVYAYTSNLALYKEKYDEMLQGTVRKR, encoded by the exons ATGGCTTTGACTGCTTGTAAACAAGCAACTGGGACCAGCTGGGTACAAAGTAATGTTGGCGATTTTGGCTCTAGAACAGCATTAAAGAAGCATCATTTGGGTTTACTATTCAAGCATGAAGGATTCGATAAAGTATCACTACGAAAAATAGCCTGGCCTGTGCAAATATGTACCACCCAAAGCTCTCGATTTGATTCTACCCTTTGTGATTCAATCACAACCTCCATGCCTACCAAGGATTCTGAATTACTATCGGCAA ATGAATCAACTCTGATCATAGTTCGACATGGAGAATCAATGTGGAATGAAAAGAATCTGTTTACTGGTTGCGTTGATGTGCCGTTAACAAGAAAAGGTGTTGAAGAAGCAATAGAAGCTGGCAAAAGAATTAGTACAATCCCGTTCGACATTGTGTACACATCAGCATTGGTTCGTTCTCAAATGACAGCTATGCTTGCCCTCACACAACACTGCTGCCAGaag GTTCCTATATTTATTCATAATGAAAACGAAGAAGCAAAAATTTGGAACCGAATCTACAGTGAAGACACCAAAAATCAGTCCATTCCAGTTATTAAAGCATGGCAATTAAATGAGAGAAT GTATGGTGATCTACAAGGGCTTAACAAGCAAGAAACTGCTGAAGTATTTGGTAAAGAGCAAGTTTACAAATGGCGTAGAAGTTATGAAGTACGGCCTCCCAATGGGGAAAGCTTGGAAATGTGCTTAGGAAGAGCTGTTACGTACTTTAAAGACAAT ATTGAACCTCAACTAATGGCTGGAAAGCATGTGATGGTTGTTGCTCATGCAAATTCCCTGAGGTCTATTATTATGTATCTTGATAATCTAACTCCTCAAGAG GTTATCAACTTAGAGCTTTCTACCGGTGTGCCAATGTTGTACATCTATAAGGATGGAAAGTTCATCAGGAGGGGCAGTCCTCCAGGACCCAAGGAGGCTGGCGTTTATGCTTATACTTCG AATTTGGCACTTTATAAGGAAAAGTACGATGAGATGCTGCAAGGAACCGTTAGAAAAAGATGA